A stretch of Anaerobiospirillum thomasii DNA encodes these proteins:
- a CDS encoding phage late control D family protein, with the protein MIINSLSAQGAPRTFDMQAISVPLENTVRKTAKTRNFENLDLKTIANTIATDNKLKLFFDSQENPTYDRIDQKDETDLKFLERICKEAGLSLKVNSEQLIMFDQKSYEKKDPIATYALGMSPVLRWSFNAQQAERYRACRIKWRDFKKKGKDTSTATVAFRTAQEAQSQNGKVDLSWEHKPQEVKKGNTALKAEYIDYTYTDETVDPSGQVYVLKKRCTSLAEAQRLAKAKLRELNQRQTTGSLTLVGNPLLYAGAVVALSGFGSFDGNFIIEKATHNVSNSGYVTDIEVRRVNNEY; encoded by the coding sequence ATGATTATAAACAGTCTATCAGCCCAGGGAGCTCCACGCACATTTGACATGCAGGCTATCTCTGTGCCCTTGGAGAACACTGTGCGCAAGACCGCCAAGACAAGAAACTTTGAAAACCTAGACTTGAAAACCATTGCCAATACAATAGCGACAGATAACAAGCTCAAGTTGTTCTTTGACAGTCAAGAGAATCCTACATACGACAGAATTGATCAAAAAGATGAAACTGATCTTAAGTTTCTTGAGCGTATTTGCAAAGAGGCAGGCCTAAGCCTTAAGGTCAATTCAGAACAGCTCATCATGTTTGATCAAAAAAGCTATGAGAAAAAAGATCCTATAGCGACTTATGCCCTGGGGATGTCTCCTGTCCTTAGGTGGTCATTCAATGCACAGCAGGCAGAGAGATACAGAGCATGTCGTATTAAATGGAGAGACTTCAAGAAAAAAGGCAAAGATACATCTACAGCTACAGTGGCTTTTAGAACTGCGCAGGAAGCTCAAAGCCAGAACGGTAAAGTGGATCTTTCATGGGAGCACAAGCCTCAAGAGGTCAAGAAAGGTAATACAGCGCTTAAAGCTGAATACATTGACTACACCTACACCGATGAAACAGTAGATCCATCAGGGCAGGTATATGTTTTAAAAAAGCGTTGCACCTCTTTAGCAGAAGCGCAAAGACTGGCCAAGGCTAAGCTAAGAGAGCTCAATCAGAGACAGACTACAGGTTCACTGACCTTGGTGGGCAATCCTCTTTTATACGCAGGGGCTGTGGTTGCTCTTAGTGGCTTTGGCTCCTTTGACGGCAACTTCATCATTGAGAAAGCAACTCACAACGTGAGCAATTCAGGCTATGTGACAGATATAGAAGTTAGGAGAGTAAACAATGAGTATTAG
- a CDS encoding phage baseplate assembly protein V — translation MSISALLRNDGYEELKHLLSMVIRVGEITSIDPFRHTARVVFPEDDNCTSYDLPILCPNTLKNHNYHMPDIGEDAVCLFRPDGIEDGFILGSFYAGDVKPPATDPDIRMVKFNDDTTVTYNRKTHELDIVIEGTKIHADRQTVDVTTPKTINLKSTDINIQASNTVNITGNSVVVGGNSTIVLSAPSVTVN, via the coding sequence ATGAGTATTAGTGCTCTATTAAGGAATGATGGCTATGAAGAATTAAAGCACCTCTTATCTATGGTGATAAGGGTGGGCGAGATTACATCTATTGACCCATTCAGACATACCGCCAGGGTGGTGTTTCCTGAAGATGACAATTGCACCTCATACGATTTACCAATTCTGTGCCCTAATACTTTGAAAAACCATAATTACCACATGCCTGATATTGGTGAAGATGCGGTCTGTCTGTTTCGCCCTGACGGCATAGAAGATGGTTTTATTCTTGGCTCTTTCTATGCAGGTGATGTAAAGCCACCCGCCACCGACCCTGATATAAGGATGGTTAAATTTAATGATGATACAACTGTGACTTACAATAGAAAAACACATGAGCTTGATATTGTTATTGAGGGCACAAAGATCCATGCAGATAGGCAGACAGTTGATGTCACAACACCAAAGACAATAAATTTAAAATCAACAGACATTAACATACAGGCATCAAATACTGTAAACATCACTGGTAATAGCGTGGTAGTTGGCGGTAACTCTACGATTGTCCTTAGTGCGCCAAGTGTGACAGTAAATTAA
- a CDS encoding tail protein X, giving the protein MRSYVTKQGDTWDIIAKAQLGSEFQMHQLIELNFKHRDILIFSSGIELNIPDVNPSPSTNSEQLPPWKRVK; this is encoded by the coding sequence ATGAGAAGCTATGTCACAAAACAAGGCGACACATGGGACATCATAGCCAAGGCGCAGCTTGGTAGTGAGTTTCAAATGCACCAATTGATTGAGCTTAATTTTAAGCACAGAGATATTTTAATTTTCTCTAGTGGAATTGAGCTCAATATTCCTGATGTTAATCCTAGCCCCTCAACTAACAGCGAGCAGTTGCCACCATGGAAAAGAGTAAAGTAA
- a CDS encoding phage tail tape measure protein: MSSKVYEIAMQLKGKLEGSFIKSASNAIKHVDKLNHSFNSIASHKLALDKILAQAQATKKAYYAYDEAKAKVKALEKQLQSAKSGHKELRAELLNAVNAMNRAEKAYTDGKNKLSQLKAEANATGKSLKDLEAKSDALNKRLQAKANIEAQTQKAQALAEKAESMQAKGLGNIAKATAMTAAAFGMPIKAAMDIEDQTAELRKYTDISDEVMKKNKEMATKMAVSTEEMVALQANAMQSNILDANDAKQIETYTQTAAKAMIALTMTGDQVGSSFAAIKNQIAGNMEDTIKAFDLVNAIANNTTAGGKETLEVLERSGGMVAASTKLTTSQIVALSGAFLSASGSAEVAATAQSSFINALMAGSNATNTQLKGFEKLGLSPQKMAKALTTGGAEAQYAIEEVFKRINKLSADEKNSVVGQIFGNEAGLKKAVMTMAEQGHILSKPFELAANELNYLGSMQKEYEARAATTSNQLGILNNLVTIISATIGSVFLPAINELLGAAIEMSQPYIAWIENNKELVKTIGTGVAIFLALIAAIGAAQLAFGLMLKPIISLINIFVMLKKAMLLVNMAMLANPIGLVITAITALIGVGYLLYKHWDTIQAKAVELWATFEQKFPAMASVVKTVATAIGQYINYVKTVLSNMLGFIVNVFTGKWGEAWANVKNIFKAMFDALKGIAEGPINYVTDKVEQVKGAFGNAVNSVKSFFGFGDDANVNVNATASQPSVTSATSIPALANGGIVSKPTLAMIGEGAESEAVMPLSKLGSMLGTSSTTTNTTNNAPITVTFAPTINIQGDQNVKGQVNEALNVGSINLKKELEKLMRGSGQIAY, translated from the coding sequence ATGAGCTCAAAGGTTTATGAAATTGCAATGCAGCTTAAAGGCAAGCTTGAGGGCTCATTTATTAAGAGCGCAAGCAATGCAATTAAGCATGTGGATAAGTTAAATCATTCGTTTAATTCTATTGCTTCACATAAGCTGGCCCTTGATAAGATCTTGGCGCAGGCGCAGGCAACAAAGAAGGCTTACTATGCCTACGATGAAGCCAAGGCCAAGGTCAAAGCACTTGAAAAGCAGTTACAGAGTGCCAAGAGTGGTCACAAGGAGCTAAGAGCCGAGCTTTTAAACGCTGTTAACGCCATGAATAGGGCAGAGAAGGCCTACACAGATGGCAAGAATAAACTGTCTCAGCTCAAAGCCGAGGCCAATGCCACAGGTAAAAGTCTTAAAGACTTAGAGGCTAAATCCGATGCCCTTAATAAGAGACTGCAAGCCAAGGCCAACATAGAAGCGCAGACACAGAAGGCGCAGGCCCTGGCCGAGAAGGCAGAGTCAATGCAGGCCAAAGGATTAGGTAACATAGCCAAAGCTACAGCCATGACAGCAGCTGCATTTGGCATGCCGATAAAAGCTGCAATGGATATAGAAGATCAGACTGCCGAGCTTAGAAAGTACACTGACATCTCTGATGAAGTCATGAAAAAGAACAAGGAAATGGCCACCAAAATGGCTGTTTCTACAGAAGAGATGGTGGCTTTACAGGCCAATGCTATGCAGTCAAACATCTTAGATGCCAATGACGCCAAACAGATTGAGACATATACGCAGACAGCAGCTAAAGCCATGATCGCACTTACAATGACAGGTGATCAAGTGGGCTCAAGTTTTGCAGCTATTAAAAATCAGATCGCTGGCAACATGGAAGATACAATCAAGGCCTTTGATCTTGTTAATGCAATAGCCAACAATACCACAGCTGGAGGTAAAGAAACTCTTGAAGTGCTAGAGCGTTCAGGTGGTATGGTTGCAGCATCTACTAAGCTCACCACATCGCAGATTGTTGCCCTATCTGGTGCTTTTTTATCGGCATCAGGAAGTGCAGAGGTAGCTGCTACAGCACAGTCAAGCTTTATCAATGCCCTTATGGCAGGCTCTAACGCCACTAATACACAGTTAAAGGGTTTTGAGAAGTTAGGGCTTAGCCCACAGAAGATGGCCAAGGCTTTAACTACAGGCGGAGCAGAGGCACAATACGCCATTGAAGAAGTCTTTAAACGCATTAATAAGTTATCAGCAGATGAAAAGAACAGTGTTGTAGGTCAGATATTTGGTAACGAGGCTGGGCTTAAGAAAGCTGTAATGACAATGGCAGAACAGGGGCATATATTAAGTAAGCCCTTTGAATTGGCAGCTAATGAGCTCAACTATTTAGGATCTATGCAAAAGGAGTACGAGGCCAGAGCAGCAACAACATCAAATCAGCTAGGTATTCTGAATAATCTTGTCACAATTATATCGGCTACGATAGGTTCAGTTTTTTTACCAGCTATTAATGAGCTTTTGGGTGCAGCTATAGAAATGTCACAACCTTATATAGCGTGGATAGAAAATAATAAAGAACTAGTCAAAACTATTGGCACAGGCGTGGCTATTTTCTTGGCTCTTATAGCAGCAATAGGCGCGGCGCAGTTAGCCTTTGGCCTGATGTTAAAGCCTATCATCAGTTTAATTAACATCTTTGTGATGCTTAAAAAAGCTATGCTGTTGGTCAATATGGCCATGCTGGCCAACCCTATAGGCCTCGTGATAACTGCTATTACTGCCCTTATTGGCGTTGGTTATCTGTTATATAAACACTGGGACACAATTCAAGCTAAGGCTGTAGAGCTGTGGGCAACTTTTGAGCAGAAATTCCCAGCTATGGCATCGGTGGTTAAGACCGTGGCCACGGCTATTGGTCAGTACATTAACTATGTTAAAACTGTGCTGTCCAACATGCTTGGCTTTATTGTCAATGTGTTTACAGGCAAATGGGGTGAAGCATGGGCTAATGTTAAGAACATCTTTAAAGCCATGTTTGATGCGCTCAAAGGTATAGCCGAGGGACCTATCAACTATGTGACTGACAAGGTGGAGCAGGTCAAGGGCGCCTTTGGCAATGCTGTTAATTCTGTAAAAAGCTTCTTTGGCTTTGGTGATGATGCCAATGTCAATGTGAATGCCACAGCATCACAGCCAAGTGTCACCTCTGCAACTTCAATCCCTGCACTTGCAAACGGTGGTATTGTCTCAAAGCCGACCCTTGCAATGATAGGAGAAGGTGCAGAGAGTGAAGCTGTGATGCCACTGTCAAAGCTAGGCTCCATGCTTGGCACTTCTAGCACCACAACCAACACCACTAACAACGCTCCTATAACCGTGACCTTTGCGCCAACTATCAACATACAAGGCGATCAGAACGTCAAGGGACAGGTAAATGAAGCGTTAAATGTGGGCTCAATTAATCTTAAGAAAGAGCTTGAGAAGTTGATGCGTGGCAGTGGGCAGATAGCTTATTAA
- a CDS encoding DUF6402 family protein codes for MPAITRQGDTCTGHDDCPPSSLVGGESNVLIDGKPVGVVGSTYAPHGCDVHDPHSDVIASGSSTVFVNGKPVGRVGDAVSIGGFVASGSPTVTVDSLGPDDIVNFVKSTNNYIDNVNNLSEVDEVIFYTPQIARHEALKDTLLEKDQKGWLELSKMLAKWLANNKYTFNVSDIKNKKAPIFILSMDWEWFMLYEEFKIAYKKLLENLFATDKKLLAFKETLKKIGVWDSGGYYNMVSKDYYKREDYYYDFIEVEKDTSIDGMGACLANHTIRVLSEGSVEVDKQTGLRRITINKTFTYVDDRFQFEGYDTLLSWSKAELDFSPLPLNTSYKVLFNSDFREFRDRYNIGQDFWVLSKIHYCKEIEPIVIELS; via the coding sequence ATGCCAGCAATAACAAGACAAGGAGATACTTGCACAGGCCATGATGACTGCCCTCCTTCATCGCTTGTAGGGGGTGAAAGCAATGTGCTAATAGACGGCAAGCCTGTAGGCGTTGTGGGCAGTACCTATGCACCTCATGGCTGTGACGTGCACGATCCTCACTCTGATGTAATCGCATCAGGTAGCTCTACAGTATTTGTAAACGGCAAGCCTGTAGGTCGTGTAGGTGATGCTGTCTCAATTGGTGGCTTTGTAGCATCAGGCAGTCCTACAGTGACGGTGGACTCTTTAGGCCCTGATGATATAGTCAATTTTGTAAAGAGTACCAATAACTACATAGACAATGTAAACAATTTGTCTGAGGTAGATGAGGTTATATTTTACACCCCACAAATAGCAAGACATGAGGCCTTAAAGGATACATTATTAGAAAAAGATCAAAAAGGCTGGCTTGAGCTTTCTAAGATGCTTGCAAAATGGTTGGCCAATAATAAATATACATTTAATGTTTCAGATATTAAAAATAAAAAAGCTCCAATTTTCATTCTGTCTATGGATTGGGAATGGTTTATGTTATATGAGGAATTTAAAATCGCTTATAAAAAGTTATTAGAGAATTTATTTGCTACAGATAAAAAACTATTAGCTTTTAAAGAAACCCTAAAAAAGATAGGAGTATGGGATTCTGGCGGTTACTATAACATGGTCTCAAAAGACTACTATAAAAGGGAGGACTACTATTACGATTTTATTGAAGTTGAGAAAGATACCTCAATTGATGGAATGGGAGCATGTTTAGCAAATCATACAATTCGCGTATTATCTGAAGGCTCTGTTGAAGTTGATAAACAGACAGGTCTTAGGCGTATAACAATAAACAAAACCTTTACATATGTAGATGATAGATTTCAATTTGAAGGTTATGATACTTTGTTAAGCTGGAGTAAAGCAGAATTAGATTTTTCACCGCTTCCATTAAATACAAGCTATAAAGTTCTCTTCAATAGTGATTTTAGAGAATTTAGAGACAGATATAACATTGGTCAAGATTTTTGGGTGCTTTCAAAAATACACTACTGTAAAGAAATTGAGCCAATAGTTATAGAGCTTTCATAA
- a CDS encoding Panacea domain-containing protein: MEKALAVANAFINFALAENIEVTNMKLQKLVFFAHGWYMANTSKALIEESFKVCKWGPVIPSLYHRFRDYGSNNITSIGFSYSLEKVEHGYIFKKETPFLKNPTEIMPFLKDVWEVYKNYTAIQLSNITYYEGSPWYTTAQQGLETIDNKTICNYYKEKLNS; this comes from the coding sequence ATGGAAAAAGCTCTTGCAGTTGCAAATGCTTTTATAAACTTTGCACTTGCTGAAAACATTGAAGTAACAAATATGAAGCTTCAAAAGTTAGTGTTTTTTGCTCATGGTTGGTATATGGCTAATACTAGCAAAGCTTTAATAGAAGAGTCTTTTAAAGTATGTAAATGGGGGCCTGTTATTCCTTCTTTATACCACAGATTTAGAGATTATGGTTCTAATAATATAACCTCTATAGGCTTTTCCTATTCTCTTGAAAAGGTTGAGCATGGATATATTTTTAAAAAAGAAACTCCATTTTTAAAAAATCCAACTGAAATAATGCCGTTTTTAAAAGACGTATGGGAGGTGTATAAAAATTACACAGCCATACAGTTGTCTAATATTACTTATTACGAGGGGTCCCCATGGTATACAACAGCACAGCAAGGACTTGAAACAATAGATAATAAAACTATCTGCAATTACTACAAAGAAAAGTTAAATAGCTAG
- a CDS encoding phage tail protein: MFSVKIDDKAIENAKLLLSQIPRGAESAISRAINRTMQGARTQIVRVVKERYTLKATDIRQTLSVVKSDKNTLTGEIKSRGTQLNASHFMHRPHGDTTGNKRRQVFVSFTKGKRFSVDRGFVWQGRIYKREGKKRLPIQSMYGPSVPQMIGSKESIERIERGMTDTFNKRIMHEIDVSLKGYDK, translated from the coding sequence ATGTTTTCAGTAAAAATTGACGACAAAGCTATTGAGAATGCAAAGCTGTTGTTATCTCAAATCCCCAGAGGGGCCGAGAGTGCAATAAGCCGTGCTATCAATCGCACCATGCAGGGCGCCCGCACTCAGATAGTGAGGGTAGTAAAAGAGCGCTACACTTTAAAAGCTACAGATATAAGACAGACCTTATCTGTCGTTAAGTCAGATAAAAACACCCTTACAGGCGAAATCAAATCAAGGGGCACGCAGTTAAATGCCTCACACTTTATGCACAGACCTCATGGCGATACTACAGGCAACAAGCGCAGACAGGTGTTTGTTTCATTCACCAAAGGCAAGCGCTTTAGTGTGGATCGTGGTTTTGTGTGGCAGGGGCGTATTTATAAAAGAGAAGGTAAAAAGAGACTGCCAATTCAATCTATGTATGGCCCATCTGTCCCTCAGATGATAGGCAGTAAGGAAAGTATTGAGCGCATTGAGCGAGGCATGACTGATACATTCAATAAACGCATCATGCATGAGATTGATGTTTCATTAAAAGGGTATGACAAATGA
- a CDS encoding phage tail assembly protein yields MSISTTKEGLTASLSRPYTFEGQEYTSVTFNIDDNFTGGQFKQLYRKYIALRKQTDAQSLVMDRMLVTAIINNEFIDFAMCELSHLPLEFFNGLPFKDYIALSGTLQNFFTDSV; encoded by the coding sequence ATGTCCATATCTACTACTAAAGAGGGGCTCACTGCCTCTCTTTCACGCCCTTACACCTTTGAGGGCCAGGAATACACCTCTGTGACCTTTAATATTGATGATAACTTTACGGGTGGGCAGTTTAAGCAGCTCTATCGCAAGTACATAGCATTAAGGAAACAGACTGATGCGCAAAGCCTTGTCATGGATCGCATGTTAGTGACTGCAATTATTAACAATGAGTTTATTGACTTTGCAATGTGTGAACTGTCCCATCTGCCACTTGAATTTTTCAATGGACTGCCCTTTAAGGACTATATAGCCCTAAGTGGGACCTTACAAAATTTTTTCACCGATTCGGTATAG
- a CDS encoding phage tail protein has product MSLGVLGYFGNGLKAVLFTCSSLQVLTFKDVQVNRSARYAQHDVIGAMPINEYVGKSLSTVSFTITLSQDHNAVPMLYFDVLKNILESGQAQKLILGPDYMGEFVLESYDENRKHFTGIGICTFAEVTLHLREVGGFNLLNEIVNKVKEVIS; this is encoded by the coding sequence ATGAGCTTAGGCGTATTAGGCTACTTTGGCAACGGCCTTAAGGCTGTCTTATTTACATGCTCAAGTCTACAGGTGCTAACCTTTAAAGATGTGCAGGTCAATCGCTCTGCCAGGTATGCACAGCATGATGTAATTGGAGCTATGCCTATAAATGAATATGTAGGCAAATCCTTATCTACTGTGTCCTTTACTATTACACTATCGCAGGATCACAATGCAGTGCCTATGCTTTACTTTGACGTTTTAAAGAACATCTTAGAGAGTGGGCAGGCGCAGAAACTTATCCTTGGCCCTGATTATATGGGCGAGTTTGTTCTAGAAAGTTATGACGAAAACAGAAAGCATTTTACAGGTATTGGCATCTGCACCTTTGCTGAGGTCACGCTGCACTTGCGTGAAGTTGGTGGATTTAATCTTTTAAATGAAATCGTTAACAAGGTCAAAGAGGTGATTTCATGA
- a CDS encoding phage major tail tube protein gives MANKYPDKTINYNVYSEQGELLGVATAELPELAYMTETLTGAGLAGEIETPVTGHFGAMSTTLNFNAIQADAIVLLSTKGNTLTLRSAQQALDMAEVSTHKTQGIKIVLKTLPKTMSLGSFEPGAKTDTSIELETPYIKIEVDGKQVLEIDKLNFKCVIGENDLLENVRANLGF, from the coding sequence ATGGCAAACAAATATCCAGATAAGACAATTAATTACAACGTATATTCAGAGCAGGGCGAGCTTTTAGGCGTTGCAACAGCAGAACTGCCCGAGCTTGCATATATGACTGAGACTTTAACCGGTGCAGGTCTTGCAGGTGAGATTGAAACACCTGTGACAGGTCATTTTGGCGCCATGTCAACAACTCTTAATTTCAATGCTATTCAAGCTGATGCCATTGTTTTGCTTTCAACCAAGGGCAACACCCTGACACTGCGATCTGCACAGCAGGCACTTGATATGGCTGAGGTCAGTACTCATAAGACTCAAGGCATTAAAATTGTACTCAAGACTTTGCCAAAGACTATGAGCCTTGGAAGCTTTGAGCCAGGTGCCAAGACTGACACTTCAATTGAGTTAGAGACTCCTTATATCAAGATTGAAGTTGATGGCAAGCAGGTGCTTGAGATTGACAAGCTTAACTTTAAGTGTGTCATTGGTGAGAATGATCTTCTTGAAAATGTACGAGCTAATTTAGGATTTTAA
- a CDS encoding GPW/gp25 family protein, whose protein sequence is MKLLVSTLTDIDLNPSSEVAEIVQNVQTIISTVKGTVPLNRDFGIDSSFIDDPAPMAQMQCRVSIIDAVKTYEPRARVKSIDFKQGADDVMDGRLLPIVTIEIEAENER, encoded by the coding sequence ATGAAGCTGCTTGTATCAACTCTGACAGACATTGACTTAAATCCCTCATCAGAAGTGGCCGAGATTGTACAGAACGTGCAGACCATTATAAGCACGGTAAAGGGCACAGTGCCACTTAATAGAGATTTTGGAATTGATAGCTCCTTTATTGACGATCCTGCACCAATGGCGCAGATGCAGTGCAGAGTTTCAATCATTGACGCTGTTAAGACATATGAGCCAAGGGCTAGAGTTAAAAGCATAGATTTCAAACAAGGGGCAGATGATGTCATGGACGGCAGACTGCTGCCAATTGTAACTATAGAGATAGAGGCAGAGAATGAGCGCTAG
- a CDS encoding baseplate assembly protein, which yields MSARFNLPDINFLEVDSQRVTDEIIAEYERITDRALAPSDPVRLFLLSLAAIIIKQRNAFDLGAKQNLLSYASGERLDHLGAFVNTTRIEATGAQTTLKFTLNQAQDGVYTIPKGTRVTNGVFTFATDSIYEIMPPETTAEISATALELGEIGNNIPVGKINQLVDPLPSITKVENITATSGAGDREDDERYAMRIKLAPASFSVAGPAKAYEYHTLSYSTAIIDAKIYGLEDHPGNVYIHPLLTNGELPQTEFLEALTAYLNADTIRPLTDKLMVSAPTSVNYQITATWYLSKDDINRINQVKEQVTKAVEDYRLWQQSKIGADINPDVLIEYVRKAGAKRIVITEPEYKVVQQSEVAQCLASAVNLTYGGIEDQ from the coding sequence ATGAGCGCTAGATTTAATTTACCTGATATAAACTTTTTAGAAGTGGACTCACAAAGGGTCACAGATGAAATAATTGCAGAGTATGAGAGGATCACAGATAGAGCTCTGGCCCCTTCTGACCCTGTAAGGCTTTTTCTTTTGTCCTTAGCTGCCATTATCATTAAGCAGCGTAACGCCTTTGACCTTGGCGCCAAGCAGAATTTACTGTCATACGCATCAGGTGAGCGCCTTGACCACCTGGGCGCATTTGTTAATACGACAAGAATAGAAGCTACAGGAGCGCAGACTACACTTAAATTCACGCTCAACCAAGCGCAGGACGGTGTTTATACAATTCCAAAGGGTACAAGAGTAACCAATGGTGTATTTACATTTGCCACTGACAGCATATATGAAATAATGCCACCTGAGACCACGGCCGAGATTTCAGCCACTGCCCTTGAGCTTGGCGAGATTGGCAATAACATACCTGTGGGCAAGATAAATCAGCTTGTAGATCCTCTGCCTTCAATTACCAAAGTTGAGAATATCACAGCCACATCTGGCGCAGGTGATAGGGAAGATGATGAGCGCTATGCAATGCGCATCAAGCTAGCCCCAGCATCGTTTTCAGTGGCAGGACCGGCTAAGGCATATGAGTACCATACCTTAAGCTATAGCACGGCTATCATAGATGCAAAAATATACGGACTTGAAGATCACCCTGGCAATGTCTACATTCATCCACTTTTGACCAATGGAGAGCTGCCGCAGACAGAATTTTTAGAAGCACTTACAGCGTATTTAAATGCAGACACAATAAGACCTCTCACAGATAAGCTTATGGTCAGTGCTCCTACATCTGTTAATTATCAGATTACAGCCACTTGGTATTTATCCAAAGACGATATAAACCGTATCAATCAAGTAAAAGAGCAGGTCACCAAAGCAGTAGAAGATTACAGGCTTTGGCAACAAAGTAAGATAGGTGCTGATATTAATCCTGATGTCTTGATTGAATATGTCAGAAAAGCAGGAGCAAAGCGCATTGTGATTACAGAGCCTGAATATAAAGTTGTGCAGCAGTCAGAAGTGGCTCAATGCCTTGCATCTGCTGTCAATCTCACATACGGAGGCATAGAAGATCAATGA
- a CDS encoding phage tail sheath family protein, whose translation MAAYKHGVYTSETPTSLIPTTEVLSAVPFVVGIAPINMAQEPSVNEPKLVYSYKEAVQYFGVENATDDGNGKKSFKYNLSEFIYSTFNFYGNTPIVLVNVLDPAKHKKTADTTAITIDAKGQAVIQEFGCVVSTLKISKPDTGFYAEGTDYVTAFDDDGYLVISALPEGSDGNFKLAKQELTITVEKLDPSAVTKKEIIGGVTPEGKKTGLELISEVYPRLRIIPTLVASPHYSADPEVAAIMGAKALNINTVFNAMAIVDADTKTTKKYSDVPNWKNKNNIVDPNVAVTWPQIEMTGTRYASSTHLIGVLARTDGERDGVPYVSPSNKNFEGTGLCLEDGSEVVLGNEEANYLNGEGIVAALNFSGGWKIWGNRTSCYPANTDPKDAFIPVKRMFFFIANTVVTTMWQKVDEPGNRRLIDTIVDSLNVWLNAFTARQQLLGGRIEFRKEDNPVTELMDGKYHFKIFITPPSPARELSFDLEIDPTYYETLFN comes from the coding sequence ATGGCAGCATATAAGCACGGTGTCTATACATCTGAAACACCGACCTCACTTATACCAACCACAGAAGTATTATCTGCTGTGCCTTTTGTTGTAGGCATTGCACCAATTAACATGGCACAAGAGCCAAGTGTCAATGAGCCAAAGCTTGTATACTCATACAAAGAGGCTGTGCAGTACTTTGGTGTTGAAAATGCCACAGATGACGGCAACGGCAAGAAGAGCTTTAAATACAACTTATCTGAGTTTATTTACTCTACCTTCAACTTCTACGGCAATACGCCAATTGTATTGGTCAATGTTTTAGATCCTGCCAAGCACAAGAAGACAGCTGATACCACAGCTATTACAATTGACGCCAAGGGGCAGGCAGTAATTCAGGAGTTTGGCTGCGTTGTCTCAACTCTCAAAATTTCAAAACCTGATACAGGCTTTTATGCAGAGGGCACTGATTATGTTACAGCCTTTGATGATGACGGCTATCTTGTTATCTCTGCCCTTCCTGAAGGGAGTGACGGCAACTTCAAGCTTGCAAAGCAGGAGCTGACTATTACCGTTGAGAAGTTAGATCCTTCAGCAGTCACCAAAAAAGAGATCATCGGAGGTGTGACACCTGAGGGCAAGAAGACCGGTCTTGAGCTTATCAGTGAAGTATATCCACGTTTAAGAATTATACCGACCCTTGTGGCCTCTCCACATTATTCAGCAGATCCTGAAGTGGCGGCAATTATGGGCGCAAAGGCTCTTAACATAAACACCGTCTTTAATGCTATGGCCATAGTTGATGCTGATACCAAGACCACCAAGAAATACAGTGATGTGCCAAATTGGAAGAACAAGAACAACATAGTAGATCCTAATGTAGCTGTTACATGGCCACAGATTGAAATGACAGGCACAAGATACGCATCATCAACCCACCTCATTGGCGTGCTTGCAAGAACAGATGGCGAGCGTGACGGCGTGCCTTATGTGTCTCCTTCAAATAAGAATTTTGAGGGCACAGGTCTTTGTCTTGAAGATGGCTCTGAAGTGGTGCTTGGCAATGAAGAGGCTAACTACTTAAATGGTGAGGGCATTGTCGCAGCTCTGAATTTTAGTGGTGGATGGAAGATATGGGGCAATCGCACTTCATGTTATCCAGCCAATACCGACCCAAAGGATGCCTTTATCCCTGTAAAGCGCATGTTCTTCTTTATTGCAAACACAGTAGTAACCACAATGTGGCAGAAGGTAGATGAGCCTGGGAATAGACGCCTTATAGATACCATTGTTGACTCTTTAAATGTATGGCTCAATGCTTTTACTGCAAGACAGCAGCTGCTAGGTGGTCGTATTGAGTTTAGAAAGGAAGACAACCCTGTTACAGAGCTAATGGACGGCAAATATCACTTCAAGATATTTATAACCCCTCCATCACCAGCACGAGAGCTGAGCTTTGACTTAGAGATTGATCCAACTTACTACGAGACCTTATTTAATTAA